Part of the Acropora palmata chromosome 10, jaAcrPala1.3, whole genome shotgun sequence genome, CAGAAATTTTTCTGAAGGACTTATCCCGGTTGCTATACCAAATGACCTTGATCTTTTATCGTaaaacatttcagttgttcatattttgtttttgcaggtCTCGAGAAATTATAGAGAAGTCCAAATATGTTCAAAGTTTGAATCGTACTCTCTAAGAGATAAAAAGCCATCCATTGGAGAAGCACTACCAAAGCCTAGCCAGTTATCccgtagtctccttcgcagccgtttttcGGGATGTCACCCCCTTATCttcgggggagcgttgcgtgacatcccgaaaggcggctgcgaaggagactacttATCCAGCGGTGGatattgattttatttattacattcTACATTCTACTGGGCAGGATTTACAGCTGCCCAGAGGGAAATGGCACAAGAGGACTTCAAGGTCCTATACGAAGGTGCCTCACCTCACCCACCCAccaccaccccccccccccaattcGCATTcaaaagacagccacagcacctGGATctccctactcttttcgaatagtgcgtggtttctttttttacgccccacagaattatcaacattcaaggaattgtgagacgggacctccggcttatcgtccttatccgaatAGACCAGAAaatctaaccatttgcagatgaaattacaaaggcagctttttctcctcagttatttaaaaacCGTGATTGGTCCGATGGATAGTGCTGTCCATCCCTTGCACAACTGGGACCAGCTTTCCACAGTTACAGAAAACAGGCTCGGTGCCCATTTATTTTTCGAGGGGACGTGGTACTCTAAATAGATGGAAAAATGATTACAGGGATGAGGGTCTCCCCGGGGAGGTCCTTGTTCCCTTGTTCTCTTCCAAAATTGCTATATATGTTCCCATGTTACCACACGTTTTCATAATTTGTTCCCCttttaataaatttgcttACAATGTTTTCGGCCTCTAATTTGTAAGGTTTTGTTCCCCTGTTCCCAAAAAAATGGGCTCTTGTTCCTTGTTCCCTTCGATATTTTGTCAATGTTTCTTTGTTCCCCCAAACCCTTGAGAGACCCTCAGGGATACATAAGTTAAACATATGCGAAAGACAGAAAAATGCCTccggttttcacatgacgtcactaaaATTGAAACTATAAAACTATCAATCCCCTTGAGATTTAATTTCATGATTTATAAGAGCAGCTTAAAACTACTAATGATTCAAATTTTCGCACCAAATGAGTTCTTGGTTTTGCGATAAACTACGCTTGAATTTCTAAGCTTTTGCGTGGCGCGGCATTCACGTGACGGGCGAGAGAGCTGTTATGTTGGTTAAAATTGTGACCTATTTCGGGGATTTTGGTTATCTAAACAGTTCTTGTATtaggaaaaatattattttaatgtttttgagTTCCTCGAGACATAAAGTCTCTCTTTTGTAGCAGAACTCAGTGACAGATGTTTCTGATGGTTtccggccgccatgttggtgcccaaCTAGATGGGCACCAGCATGGCGTCTCCATACAAATCTCTATAAATTTGGGTAAAAAGTTTCTCCGCATATCTTCCATTCGAAAATTTGCTGTCACCTGAATTTTGACGAGAGTATTTGCACAGttaccttctttcttttctccgaTTATGGACTTTATCTGTTGAACGGTTTTGATTATTAGTTTGATTTATTCTGAATGGCGTGACTCTGAAAACCAGCAATTGAATTTTATTGGTGTATTctgatttcattttcttgcaaaatgtTGTAAGTTTCACAGAGTCTCTAGTCAAGCAATTTGAAGCTTTTGTTGACATTTTTCCTCTATACATGTATTAATTGTAAACAGTTTCTCGTGCTTCTCGAATTTTGAGCAAGCTTGTGATTGAAACTCAGTGGCTTATTGTCAAAATCGCTTCAGAGAACTCTCATTTTCACGCGTCTTCAATTAATTAGGAAGAATAATGTCGTGACTGTCACATCATTTCTATCTTTGAAATCTAATGCTTCTAGCTCACTCTCCACCCCCAGGGACTGTGACGCAAACAACGTTCttagacaaaaacaaaaaggtaaGCAAGTCTTTCTGTAACAGAGCCAAGGTTCAGACACAGTGAGTGGGTCAATAGAAAAGAATAGAAGTAACACTATGGTTGCTCTTAAAGACTTATTTGTATTATTAGTTTTGTCTTATCAAATCGTTTTTCTGAAATTTGTCATTGGTGGACCCACTAAAGGTAAGCTTCGCGCGAAGGTGTGCACATCCTGAGCCTACGTGTAATGCGTATTTATTGAAGCTTAGCGAGATGTGGTTTTGTAGCATCTCTTCGATGTCGTCCCGTTCCTTACTAATTTGAAGTTGACAGGTCAACTCCAGATCGCTCGAAATGTGTGTCCAAAGGGATTCAAGTCGTTTGGTTTGCATCTTTTGCGGGCGAAATCCCGAAGCGTGAATCGCTGGACCATTCGAATCAGTAAAGCACTGACAGATTACTTCAAGTAGTGCTTTTAAACCttgcagtattttgaaaatgaggtGAAACCTGGGATGCTTTTCCGGTTTGGGATTTTTGTTCCTTTGGGAGTGAAAGACATCACAACGAACATACATcctttttaataatttttgtaaaacgAATAGTTTTAATGCCCTTAATTGCAGTGAAAAACTGCTTGGCTTAGTTCGTGCATAGTCATTAACTGTGACCATTATATGAAAATGATACTTAAAGTACCAAATGTAATTTTCCAGAGCTTGTGGTGCTCGATCATAAAATCAATGATGTCCAAAAGGACCTGCTTCTGAGGTCGTGGATTCAGTCTTCGGAAAGACAACAGCTAAGGAGGGCTAAGCGCCAAGCCAGATACCCGAAACgaaaactgaaatttgatCTTCCCTATTACCCACTTTATCCAATAGATTTGCCTGGTAAGTAATTAGCTGCACTGAGGCCACATACTTTTGCttcattgtttgtttcaaaCAGAAAGTCATGCTCCTGTGAAATCtaacacaaaaagaaagctgTATCTCTTTGAGTTGATTATGTGAACTCACTTCAGCAACCAAAAGATCAAGCCGCGCTAATCCACTTAATTCATCAAGATACTGCTTTTAACGAATTCAGTATGTTCTGCTTCCATTTAACCTTTTTCTTAGATCACGAATGCTTAAATTTCTCACCCATTTTTAGCTTACACCTTTATCAGCAAGGCCATCCGAGAAGAAAATCTCCTGACTGTCGTAAGGAAATACCACACAAATCTTCCAGATCCTTCTAATGTCACTGTGGAATTCAAATTAGTACTGAAGTTATTTCTTCCGATCACGCAATGTAGAGAGATGATGCACACTTCACCCAGCTATTAAAATGTATGTTTTCTTGAAGTTGAGCTTAGTGACGCTGCGCGGGAAAGCCTTTTTTTCAATAACCAGCTGCAAGTTTCCTTTGGAAATAATGATGAAGCTCCTTGCGCGAACGCTCTAAGTAGAATTTAGAGAAAACGTTGCATCATCCCTTAACGGTTGGCCTAGCTCATCGCGTAACTTCCTACCATTATTTGATAtactttgtttcgtttttcactttcattgttctttttaCCTTTAAGCGATATTCAGCActcaaaaatatgcaaaaagtGAATAATCCTTTGAAATCGTTTTAGAAACTTTTTTTAGTCTTGTTTTTACGATTTGCTTATTTGGCAACCCTTGGCAAACTAATGTGACTCGGGCaggaaaactcgaaaagattCGAATGTTGGAAAAAAGTCCTTcaggcccgagttgctcgaagcatgttTAGCGTTAACTTCATAGCAACGTTTTTGGTACTTCTTAATCAATGGTTAACTCTAACCATACTTCCAGCAACCGGCCCCTATTCACTAATGGCTATGACTGAAGTAGTTCCGCACGCAAGGGAGAGTCAAAAACAGACCACAACAATTGAGAAACTTAATAACTGTGTAACACCTACCGCTTCCTTCCCCTTAGATGAAGTAGATTGAATCATCCCACTCGGCATCTGCGTTTCAGGTGCACATGGAGACCCAGCTGGCTTTGAGTAGGACTTTCCTCTGTGcaaagtatttttgttttcagtattAAAGTCGTAGAGGATTACTAATTTAGACGAAGAAAACAAGCGAAATTAAGCCTGTGAGATGCACTTCTCCCCGATATTACTTATATGCTGTCTTTTGTTTCAgcgatttgtttttttgcacaaattaGTGAAGCCGCGAATTCAAATTACCATTTTATCTGTTCTCGGTCTAACCTTTTTTCTAAGACTTTTCTGCCCCGGCGCTCACCCCTTGCCTTGTCTCCGTTCCACCTTGACATTACGCTTAAATCAAGTATCAAGTTAGACGCAAGCAACACCAGATACGAGATACGCAGCTTGACAGGAGGGTGTTTTACAGTAAAGAGCCTCAAAAATGAGCTGTGAGCTGACAGCTATGACACACTGATGATGTCTACAAAGGATAACACAACTGTCTATGAATGCTTCTACCCAAGTTATTTAGTTGTGCACACGCGTTCAGGGAGTCCCTTAACACGCGACCGGACTTAGGATCTGCCTTTCTTGCTATAAGCTCTTCTTCCTTGTAATTAGCTTGGCTTCTTACACCCACAACGTTTGGTATAGGCAAAAGCGAATGTCTCTAAGTTAACTATCATTGCCAAGACCTTGTATTGACTTCAGCTTGACTAAACTGTGTTTTCATTCTGCAGTATGCAAGGACGCTGAGCGTGAATCAAACAGAGGACTGTGCAAATCTTGGGCAAAGTCTGGTTTCTGCCTGAGCTCCAAGAATATTATGAAAAAATACTGCTCCAAGGAGTGCAAATATTGCAGTAAGTTAGTTGGTTGTTTTAGGCCATggatttcaaaattctttttctaTAGACTGTTAAGCCTAGCACCCTATTCATGTCGTATAAacataaggaaaaaattaaatagaAGTACAAGAGAAAGAAATCCTTTGATTACACAGAAACGTTTCACTGAcggaaaaaaacacttttccaTAATTAGAGTGTAGGTGTTGCTAGCTAGAAACTTAAACTTTTCTGACCTTTCAAAAGATACAATGCACCTTGCAGccaaattattttgtaagtTATCCAAGGTTGCCTCACAAACTGCTTGGGATATATTATGTTAAAGGATTGTTGCCCTAATGTCTAAGTGTTTGTTTCCTCCAGAGCCCTACAGCCCACCAGGATGCACTCTGAGCAAACATGGTTGTTGTTGGACAAACTTTCCTGCTCAGGGGCATAATGGACATGGATGTCCAAGTATGAGTATTCCCTTGTCTTTAAATGGCGATGAAAACATTGAAGTCCCCAACAAAAGTACAACAAACAACTGcagcattcatttttctttggaaagtGACAATCAATAGTAATTACCATTCTCTGTTATGGTTCACCActaaattttcttcaattcTTACTTACTTCCTAATTAGTCTGGAATCAAAGATTAATCTAAGGGCACATACACTTCTTATCAATACATAATCAGCTAAAAGTCAACTTTCTAACatgtaaaaatattgtacaaaaaaaaaaggctgtcAAAATTTAAGGAAAACATATCCGAATAAAACTCATAGGACTGGTTAAAAACGTCcctgtttgttttcaatctatACCTGTCAAACTGCTCACCaaggaaattttccttgattttgattggctatggTGAGCTAGATAGTTAAATTTTActggctagtggcatgaagtgcttaatttttattggctgctcAATTGTCTGATTTGGCATGTCCGATTACAAGTGTTTCATAGTTACCCCTTGGAAATTTATGTTCTTGAAACTAGCATATTTGCCCTTGAAGCTTTGCTTCTCtggaaaatatttgttttaagaacATCAAATATCTGCTGGGCAGCGATCAGCTGATAGTTCCTCAACAgaaacactctattgtttaaTTAGAGCCCATAAGAAAGCTGTGTCGTATATTTTTTGTTGCCTGAATCATTTACATCAATGCATCAATATACCTTTTTTCTAAATTCAATTTATTGCAGGGTGCATGGACGCATACACGAGGCTCTGTCGACTGTTTACATTGCCTGATTTCAACTACTGCTCAAAACCAGGAAAGGAAGGAAGGTTTGTTCGCTACAACTGCTTCCAATCTTGTGGATGGTGTGACAAGTAAGTGCATCACCTTTCAATTCTGTGTTcagtgtttctttttctgaaaatAAAGCAATGATGACAACCTTAGTATCTCAGTAAAAATTACATGgttaaaaatgatttaaacCCAGAATGGTTACTTTACTACATTCTGAAAATAACACCATCACCAGATCAAGACATCAGTCACAAACCAGTTCTTCTTACAGACAGTGAGTAGTCTCTAATCTGTGTGAGAGACATACAAGCCAGCACACATGTGCACAAGACTCACAAGACACACAGCATAAAGGGAGcacaaaatatttatatagTGCATTTGCATTTCTTAGATGCATCTATTCTGCTCACTCTCTATCTTTGGCTGATATTAGATATTACTGCTGGCTGTCTATCATTACACTCATATTTTCAAGTTAATTCTCATAGAGTTTTTCCATAGGAAAGTTGTAGCCACATTAAATGATTGAAGGGGGATGTTGATTTACAAAGCAAACAAGTAGTAGACAAAATATGAGCGGGAGATCTGTTTGGGTGTTTACAGTGGCAAGGTGCAGGCGAGCCGTTAGAAATGTCCTTACAGATCTGATGCAAATATTTTATCACActtgtaaaatgaaacaataggagaGATCtatatcaaaagttaataaataataattatagctGGGTAGGTGtctatcaaaagttaatacaactgattaataattcaCCAACCCCAGTTACTTTGTATTGGATTTACAGAAGTGCACATGTGACTTAAATACTGCCAATTGATTGGTCATGACTCTAATGAATATTAATGTCAATGAATTTTACATTGCTCATTGTGAAAGGGTTAGATGATTTTATTGATTGTGGGCTTAGGTGTATACATGCTTTATTTACCCTTGGATTTTAAAGTAGCTTGATGTAGCGCGTAGCTTGTAATGGCTCCAAGCATTTGTTCTCACAAAACCATATGTTACAGAGAACAGACCACAACAACAGGAACTCCACGCCCTACTGTTTGGGAATAGTGcatgggttcttttacgtcacACAGAGTTATGAACACTGGAGGGTTGTAAGACAGGTCTACAGTCTATCGcccttatccaagaagactagAGAGACTAAGCATTCGCAGGTGTTGTTAAataggcagcactttctcctcagttatttaaagaccacAAGTGCTGGTCTGGCTGGGGTTTTAAACCCACAACCTCCTGTACAGTAGCCGGATGCTCAAACAAATGAGCCAACCGCTCTGCGGTGTGATGATGGGTTGACTTAAAGTATTATTTTAGGGAGGAGGCTGACAAGTAGCTGGTACTCTAGGAGCAATAAAGCTCTTTTCCGTAAGATCTCTAGATCAGCTCTTTTTGCTCTTCAAGCAAATGTTGCCataaatattgtttgaattaaaaaaaaaaggctcttttccatttctttactTTCAGTTTCCGACAGATCATTGCCAACCAAACAAGGAATGCTATCTAATATTACAAGAACTATATTTATCTCGATGTACAACTAAACAACTGGATGTATGACATAAAAAGCATCCATAAAGGATTCAGGGACCAGTCtcaaaaaagaattttgcagACAGTGTTACCTAACATTCTACCATGTGaggaaataattatcatgTAAATGAATATTACTGCTCTGAAAAGCAGCTCacagttttgtttcattttcaagaatttaAGGCATGTCTGAACCATGATAGCAAAATAGTTATTTAACACCACTGTACTGCACtgcataacaacaacaattttcttAAGTTATTCATCATTGAATTGCTACTGCAAGGTCAATACTGTTGGGTGAGAATtgggtgaaaaaaattaagtgagATGGAGGTGTCCACAAGGAAACTGTGGGAACATCAGCCCTGTCCTATGTGATTTATTAAGCTTTTATCCTTGTTATTACAGTTGTGTAACTAGTAACTAGGCCTGTGAATGAAAGTGACACTGGGGGTGACCTTTTTATGATAGAAACTTCACTTcttttgttatgtaaattcctactaattatcATGAGAACAGCAatattaacataagaaaagcaggtttctatcaaagcaaggtcacctccagcctcaccttcattcaaaggccaggcaactaagcacagaactgtaaaatggtctattgctcCCACACTCTCTCATGTGCATTTGTGTCCCTTGAAGCACCTTTGCCAGGGATCATTTTTGTCAGTATCGACAGAttcaattaagaaaatattccAAGCTATTTTATGGTCATCACCTTTAAAAACAATCACATGATGTTGcatcttgtttttcttgtaatttcCTATAAGAATAATGAACCCTTATTTGGTCATACAAAAAAGAGATGAAATTGATAAAATTTATTGGTTAATGGTTAACTGACACTGTAATGGGTCCAATGCACCCAAGAGAAACCACACATAAGAAATACTAAATATAATAAAACTGTCTGTTACTTAAAATAAAGTCATGTTCTTCATTgtgttgaaaaacaacaaaggaggCAATAAAGGATAACAAAAATCCAAATACGGTAATTGACTTCTTCCCATGGGTACTTTTCAGATAATAACTAACTGAATGCAGACCCGTAGGTTTACCGAAGCACAAGAAAATTATTGGTGCATCAAATGAGGTTATAAGGGTCAAATAGCtaccataaaaaagaaacaaagctgacatttcaagcaaTACCCCTTCAGGATTGGCTCTGATGAAgggataacaaataaaaaaataatgatgattattattatcattgaaaCACTTGATATGTTTgcaccaaattttcatgattCACTTCCTGACTGACATAATACCACAATATCTACAGAAACCAAAACTTTATAAATTCAatgcagccgaggagttgaaatTGGAAGATATTGACTCCAGAATAACTCCCACCATGGATCAGATTGAGACTTGAACAATCGGGACTTTCAGTGCCACACCCTAACCAATTGACTCTACAGCCTAACAATCATATTAGAAGATATCTTGAAGGAATCAAATAATCCAAGTGAGTGAAGTCCTCAGAAGGACCCTGATGATCAGCTTTCATCAAGTTATAATATCAAACCcttttaaataacaaaagagCTGTTCAAAGCTCTGCACGCTGCCAATACTGCTATGATCAACTTTCGAAAATGGCATTTTTATCAGAAACCATAACTTTTCATTACTTCTACATCCAGAGTCCACAAGTGTCCAACAAATCAACATATTATGTTGATATCACCACACGTCTGACTAACTTTAAGCAGAACCATGGCTAACAGTagtgaaaaaatttctttggtTTCAGAGAACACAATACAAAGTAGTCAGAATCTTAGTATGCAGCTATATTGGACTTGCAAgaagtttgcataactgtaaCGTAAAAGTCAAATCaatttaaagcaaaacaaatcaaattttcctCAGCCTACGTAATTTATGGCATCCCTGACCACATTGGTGAAAGGGTAATACCTCACCAATTTGCCATAGCttctctgttgttgttgttgttgtttttgtttttaagattTCATAATGAAGGTTTAAAAGTCTCAACtaatattctttatttacaCTGTTTTCCTTTCAAGAGAGCACTGTTCTCATTCTgatgcaccagtcatttgaaacccccaCACCCCCCATTGGGGCCTTTGGGGAGGATTGCGGGGACTTTCACCTCATATACACTTCATTTAGGTTCCCCAGTAGGCAGGAAATTTCCTTGAAGTCACGGTCTTCACATCCCTTACCGGGTTATTTGCTGGCTGCTCAGAGATCAATCTGTTTATTTCGTGGCTGCCAACAGTGTTTCAGTTAACCAGTGTGTTACACTTGGCAATAATGAGTTGTTTTACAAAGGGAGTACCATGTGTTGAAAAGTTGGGGCGGGGGAAAACATC contains:
- the LOC141893791 gene encoding uncharacterized protein LOC141893791 isoform X1, with the translated sequence MVALKDLFVLLVLSYQIVFLKFVIGGPTKELVVLDHKINDVQKDLLLRSWIQSSERQQLRRAKRQARYPKRKLKFDLPYYPLYPIDLPVCKDAERESNRGLCKSWAKSGFCLSSKNIMKKYCSKECKYCKPYSPPGCTLSKHGCCWTNFPAQGHNGHGCPRCMDAYTRLCRLFTLPDFNYCSKPGKEGRFVRYNCFQSCGWCDNFRQIIANQTRNAI
- the LOC141893791 gene encoding uncharacterized protein LOC141893791 isoform X2; translation: MVALKDLFVLLVLSYQIVFLKFVIGGPTKVCKDAERESNRGLCKSWAKSGFCLSSKNIMKKYCSKECKYCKPYSPPGCTLSKHGCCWTNFPAQGHNGHGCPRCMDAYTRLCRLFTLPDFNYCSKPGKEGRFVRYNCFQSCGWCDNFRQIIANQTRNAI